A single window of Gemmatimonadota bacterium DNA harbors:
- a CDS encoding catalase, which produces MPTARYGDQTVHRPAGGETHQIPEEGGPVLTTQQGVPVSDDQNSLKAGPRGPTLLEDFHFREKLFHFDHERIPERVVHARGYGAHGYFETYESLADVTRADLFQRAGEKTPAFVRFSTVAGNKGSPDLARDVRGFAVKLYTKEGNWDLVGNNIPVFFIQDAIKFPDLIHAAKPEPDRGFPQAQTAHDNFWDFISLMPESIHMVMWIMSDRAIPRSFRFMEGFGIHTFRMVDADGRSTFVKFHWKPLQGLQSVVWNEAVKINGADPDFHRRDLWDAIGSGNLPQWELGLQLFDEDFAERFEFDVLDATKIIPEEQVPVRRVGRLVLDRLVDNFFAETEQVAFCTQNVVPGIDFSDDPLLQGRNFSYLDTQLKRLGGPNFTHIPINAPKCPMHLFQQDGHMAMKNPVGRANYEPNSWSGETRGPREAPHGYRTHPADVAGPKLRVRPDSFADHYSQARQFYISQTEIEQRHMAEALTFELSKVETPAIRERVVSHLLHVDEALAEQVADGLGLEGMPEAADAARPTRTDLPPSDALSIVKNGPDSFAGRKVGALVTHGVDADVLDALREALESEGAMLEIVAPTVGGVEASDGSWIEGDEMLGGGPSVLYDAVVLLPSADEVEALAAQPAARDFVADAHQHMKFIGYLPAAEPLFEKAGVEWEDDGLVDLTSGDGCTTFVSACRALRFWDRQDLLDEEG; this is translated from the coding sequence ATGCCGACGGCGCGGTACGGGGACCAGACCGTGCACCGTCCGGCCGGCGGGGAGACGCATCAGATCCCGGAGGAGGGCGGGCCGGTCCTGACCACCCAGCAGGGCGTCCCCGTCTCCGACGACCAGAACTCCCTCAAGGCAGGCCCCCGCGGACCGACGCTCCTCGAGGACTTCCACTTCCGGGAGAAGCTCTTCCACTTCGACCACGAACGCATCCCGGAGCGCGTGGTCCATGCACGCGGCTACGGCGCCCACGGCTACTTCGAGACGTACGAGTCGCTCGCGGACGTCACCCGCGCCGACCTGTTCCAGCGCGCTGGGGAGAAGACCCCGGCCTTCGTGCGCTTCAGCACCGTCGCCGGCAACAAGGGCTCACCGGATCTGGCGCGCGACGTGCGCGGCTTCGCCGTGAAGCTCTACACGAAGGAAGGGAACTGGGACCTGGTCGGCAACAACATCCCGGTCTTCTTCATCCAGGACGCGATCAAGTTCCCGGACCTCATCCACGCGGCCAAGCCCGAGCCGGATCGCGGCTTTCCGCAGGCGCAGACCGCGCACGACAACTTCTGGGACTTCATCTCGCTCATGCCCGAGAGCATCCACATGGTCATGTGGATCATGTCGGACCGGGCGATCCCCCGCTCCTTCCGCTTCATGGAGGGATTCGGGATCCACACCTTCCGGATGGTCGACGCCGACGGACGCTCCACGTTCGTGAAGTTCCACTGGAAGCCGCTGCAGGGTCTCCAGTCCGTGGTCTGGAACGAAGCCGTCAAGATCAATGGGGCCGATCCCGACTTCCATCGACGCGACCTGTGGGACGCGATCGGCAGCGGGAACCTCCCGCAGTGGGAGCTGGGACTGCAGCTCTTCGACGAGGACTTCGCCGAACGCTTCGAGTTCGACGTCCTGGACGCCACGAAGATCATCCCCGAGGAGCAGGTACCCGTGCGCCGCGTGGGTCGTCTGGTGCTCGACCGCCTCGTGGACAACTTCTTCGCGGAGACGGAGCAGGTCGCCTTCTGCACGCAGAACGTGGTGCCCGGCATCGACTTCTCGGACGATCCCCTGCTCCAGGGCCGGAACTTCTCCTACCTGGACACGCAGTTGAAGCGGCTGGGCGGACCGAACTTCACCCACATTCCGATCAACGCGCCGAAGTGCCCCATGCACCTGTTCCAGCAGGACGGGCACATGGCCATGAAGAACCCCGTTGGTCGAGCCAACTACGAGCCCAACTCGTGGAGCGGAGAGACTCGCGGTCCCCGCGAAGCGCCCCACGGGTATCGCACCCATCCCGCGGACGTCGCGGGCCCCAAGCTGCGCGTCCGGCCCGACAGCTTCGCCGACCACTACAGTCAGGCCCGCCAGTTCTACATCAGCCAGACGGAGATCGAGCAGCGGCACATGGCCGAGGCCCTGACCTTCGAGCTCAGCAAGGTCGAGACGCCCGCCATCCGGGAGCGGGTCGTCTCCCATCTCCTCCACGTGGACGAGGCGCTGGCCGAACAGGTGGCGGACGGGCTGGGCCTGGAAGGCATGCCCGAAGCTGCGGACGCGGCGCGGCCCACGCGCACGGACCTTCCCCCGTCGGACGCGCTCAGCATCGTCAAGAACGGGCCGGACTCCTTCGCGGGCCGGAAGGTGGGCGCGCTGGTCACCCACGGCGTGGATGCCGATGTGCTGGACGCGCTACGGGAAGCGCTGGAGAGCGAAGGGGCGATGTTGGAGATCGTGGCGCCCACGGTGGGCGGCGTGGAGGCCAGCGACGGCTCCTGGATCGAGGGCGACGAGATGCTGGGCGGCGGCCCTTCCGTGCTCTACGACGCCGTGGTGCTGCTGCCGTCCGCGGACGAGGTGGAGGCGTTGGCCGCACAACCCGCCGCGCGCGACTTCGTCGCGGACGCCCACCAGCACATGAAGTTCATCGGATACCTCCCGGCCGCGGAGCCCTTGTTCGAAAAGGCGGGCGTCGAGTGGGAGGACGACGGCCTGGTGGACCTGACGTCGGGGGACGGCTGCACCACGTTCGTGTCGGCGTGCCGGGCCCTGCGCTTCTGGGACAGGCAGGACCTCCTGGACGAGGAGGGATGA
- a CDS encoding YkgJ family cysteine cluster protein → MGKPLKVLYNCTKCPAYCCSYAWIPVTDRDLKRLAKHHGVTPSAAERKFTRKTEDGVRVLRHKDDEYFETICIFIDDETRGCSIYSGRPTICRQYPGTGRCGYYDFLSSERNRFDDPDLVVAAYVAED, encoded by the coding sequence TTGGGCAAGCCACTCAAGGTCCTGTACAACTGCACCAAGTGCCCCGCGTACTGCTGCTCCTACGCGTGGATCCCGGTCACCGACCGCGACCTCAAGCGCCTGGCCAAGCACCACGGCGTCACCCCTTCGGCAGCCGAGCGCAAGTTCACGCGCAAGACCGAAGACGGCGTGCGGGTGCTTCGCCACAAGGACGACGAGTACTTCGAGACGATCTGCATCTTCATCGACGACGAGACCCGCGGCTGCAGCATCTATTCCGGTCGCCCCACCATCTGTCGCCAGTATCCGGGCACGGGTCGCTGCGGCTACTACGACTTCCTGTCCTCGGAGCGGAACCGGTTCGACGATCCCGATCTGGTCGTCGCCGCCTACGTCGCGGAGGACTGA